A portion of the Colius striatus isolate bColStr4 chromosome 1, bColStr4.1.hap1, whole genome shotgun sequence genome contains these proteins:
- the TCF20 gene encoding transcription factor 20 isoform X2 yields MQSFREQSSYHGNQQSYPQEVHGSSRLEEFSPRQQAQMFQSFGGGAGSGRRGAAGASTAMPGESSGHQSYQGFRKEAGEFYYMAANKDPVASGGQQPPQRRPSGPVQSYGPPQGSSFGSQYGSEGHVGQFQTQHSSLGGVSHYQQDYTGPFSPGSAQYQQQASSQQQQVQQLRQQIYQSHQPLPQASSQSASSTSHLQPMQRPSTLPSSASGYQLRVGQFSQHYQPPSSSSSSSFPSPQRFGQSGQNYDGSYSVNSGSQYEGHAVGSNAQAYGTQSNYSFQTQPMKSFEQSKLPQSGQQGQQQQQQQHPPQHVMQYSNAATKLSLQSQVGQYSQTEVPVRSPMQFHQNFSPISNPSPAASVVQSPSCSSTPSPLMPGGENLQCGQGNMSMSSRNRILQMMPQLSPTPSMMPSPNAHAGGFKGFGLEGLQEKRLTDPGLSSLSALSSQVANLPNTVQHMLLSDALAPQKKSSKRSSSSKKADSCTNSEGSSQAEEQLKSPLAESLDGGCSSSSEDHGERVRQLSGQSTSSDTTYKGGNLERSNSSPAQGSQNEPSKLSSSPAAREDVASPDGKEAVVAVENAPKVNEKAVGVIVSREAMTGRVDKSGGQDKPAQDDAPTTTQAPASASGAKEAGTQPETQGGSKGSKSGDNTNHNGEGNSQPGHAVVGPSFPARTESSKSPGSLRYSYKDNIAAGIQRSIGGFPQYPGQEKGDFPGHSERKGRNEKFPSLLQEVLQGYHHHPDRRYSRNAQEHSGMAGSLEGAMRPNILISQTNELTNRGLLNKSMGSLLEGPHWGPWDRKSSSAAPDMKQINLADYPLARKFDVESQSSAHEAGTLSERRSVICDISPLRQLVRDPGPHPMGHMGPEARSGRSERLAPGLSQSVILPGGLVSMETKMKAHSGQIKEEDFEQSKSSASLNNKKTGDHCHPAGIKHESFRGNASPGAAVADASDYIPQQDSRSTPMRRAPGRTGSSRGKSPSQYHDLADKLKMSPGRSRGPGADLHHMNPHMTLSERVSRGSLHSAYPQNSEGPSLASAYHANARPHAFGDPNQSLNSQYHYKRQMYQQQQEEYKDWASSAAQGVIAAAQHRQEGSRKSPRQQQFLDRVRSPLKNDKDGMMYLQGSSYHDTGSQEGGRCVMGSDGTPSKCTELKHGNQKLQHHESGWDLSRQTSPAKSSGPLGAANQKRFCPQESDGRRREESADLPKPGNAMLRLPGQEDQSPQNPLIMRRRVRSFISPIPTKRQPQDMKNSGSEDKGRLMASAKEGADKTYNSYAHSSQSQDVGKSVAKGDSFKDLPSPDNRNCPAVSLTSPAKTKILPPRKGRGLKLEAIVQKITSPNIRRSVSTNSAETGADTVTLDDILSLKSGPEGGNAATHGPEAEKRKGEMSDQVGPASQDTAGEITLPRSSEEWQSSEDDKNKKEAPETASVGKEGAGSSAAPPPSQKSGGQGRSDGSGSGAGTLTFSDSKPIPPSGVFTSEPNPKSEEKDGDVTNISPKPDGFPPKGYFPSGKKKGRPIGSVNKQKKQQQQQQQQQQQLPPPPPPPPVPSQSSEGGGGGEPKPKRQRRERRKPAAQPRKRKPRRAAPIVEPQEPEIKLKYATQSVDKTDSKNKSFFPYIHVVNKCELGAVCTIINAEEEEQNKLVRGRKGQRSSTPPPSNAESKVLPTSTFMLQGPVVTESSVLGHLVCCLCGKWASYRNMGDLFGPFYPQDYAATLPKNPPPKRATEMQSKVKVRHKSASNGSKTDTEEEEEQQQQKEQRSLAAHPRFKRRHRSEDCSGASRSLSRGASCKKATTDGGSGGEKTPLDSKPSMPTSEGGTELELQIPELPLDSNEFWVHEGCILWANGIYLVCGRLYGLQEAVEIAREMKCSHCQEAGATLGCYNKGCSFRYHYPCAIDADCLLNEENFSVRCPKHKPLLPCSLPSLQNKMVKGSLSTEQSERG; encoded by the exons ATGCAGTCCTTTCGGGAGCAAAGTAGTTACCACGGAAACCAGCAGAGCTACCCGCAGGAAGTGCACGGTTCATCCCGACTGGAAGAGTTCAGCCCCCGCCAGCAGGCCCAGATGTTCCAGAGCTTCGGAGGAGGTGCTGGCAGTGGACGTCgtggagcagcaggagcctcTACAGCAATGCCTGGTGAGAGCTCCGGCCATCAGAGCTACCAAGGTTTCAGAAAAGAAGCAGGAGAGTTTTACTACATGGCTGCCAACAAAGATCCAGTGGCGTCAGGAGGGCAGCAGCCACCTCAGCGCAGGCCTTCTGGACCAGTGCAGAGCTATGGGCCCCCTCAAGGGAGTAGCTTTGGGAGTCAATATGGGAGTGAGGGACATGTGGGCCAGTTTcaaacacagcactcgagcctCGGGGGTGTATCCCACTATCAGCAGGATTATACTGGCCCTTTTTCTCCAGGGAGTGCGCAGTATCAGCAGCAGGCTTctagccagcagcagcaggtgcaGCAGCTGAGACAGCAGATCTATCAGTCTCATCAGCCTTTACCCCAGGCTTCCAGCCAGTCTGCTTCTAGCACCTCGCACTTGCAGCCAATGCAGCGTCCATCCACCCTGCCCTCCTCAGCTTCTGGGTACCAGTTACGAGTGGGTCAGTTCAGCCAACACTATCAGCCACCTTCGTcgtcctcttcttcctctttcccctccccgCAGCGTTTTGGCCAGTCAGGACAGAATTACGACGGAAGCTACAGTGTGAATTCCGGGTCCCAGTATGAAGGCCATGCCGTGGGTTCCAACGCACAGGCATATGGGACCCAGTCAAACTACAGCTTTCAGACTCAACCGATGAAAAGCTTTGAGCAGTCTAAGCTACCCCAGAGCgggcagcaggggcagcagcagcagcagcaacagcaccCGCCTCAGCACGTCATGCAGTATTCAAATGCTGCCACCAAGCTCTCTCTTCAAAGCCAAGTGGGACAGTACAGCCAGACTGAAGTTCCTGTAAGGTCGCCGATGCAGTTCCACCAAAACTTCAGTCCGATCTCTAATCCGTCTCCTGCCGCGTCTGTGGTTCAGTCTCCGAGCTGCAGCTCCACCCCATCTCCGCTCATGCCAGGTGGAGAAAATCTCCAGTGTGGGCAAGGCAACATGTCCATGAGTTCCAGAAACCGCATCCTGCAGATGATGCCCCAGCTTAGTCCTACACCATCTATGATGCCAAGCCCCAATGCTCACGCTGGGGGATTCAAGGGGTTCGGGCTGGaaggactgcaggaaaaaaggcTGACGGATCCGGGGCTGAGCAGCCTGAGTGCTCTGAGTTCTCAAGTGGCCAATCTGCCCAACACAGTCCAACACATGTTGCTCTCGGATGCCTTGGCACCTCAGAAAAAAAGCTCCAAAAGGTCATCCTCTTCAAAGAAGGCTGACAGCTGTACCAACTCAGAAGGCTCCTCCCAGGCAGAGGAACAACTCAAGTCTCCCCTGGCAGAGTCCCTTGACGGTGGCTGTTCCAGTAGTTCAGAGGATCATGGGGAAAGGGTGAGACAGCTTAGTGGCCAGAGCACTAGCTCAGACACCACTTACAAAGGGGGTAACTTAGAGAGATCCAACTCTTCACCAGCACAAGGCTCTCAGAATGAGCCATCAAaactcagcagcagccctgcagctaGGGAAGATGTGGCCTCCCCTGATGGGAAGGAAGCTGTGGTGGCTGTGGAAAATGCCCCAAAAGTCAACGAAAAGGCAGTTGGAGTGATTGTCTCCCGGGAAGCCATGACAGGAAGAGTAGATAAGTCAGGTGGACAGGATAAACCTGCACAGGATGATGCTCCCACAACGACTCAGGCACCAGCTAGTGCTAGTGGAGCAAAAGAAGCAGGCACTCAGCCAGAAACTCAAGGAGGTAGTAAAGGGAGCAAAAGTGGAGATAACACTAACCATAACGGAGAGGGGAACAGCCAGCCTGGTCATGCAGTCGTGGGGCCAAGTTTTCCTGCAAGAACAGAATCTTCTAAATCTCCTGGCAGTTTAAGATACAGTTACAAGGATAATATAGCAGCTGGCATACAGAGGAGTATTGGTGGCTTTCCACAGTATCCTGGCCAAGAAAAAGGAGATTTTCCAGGGCACAGTGAGCGCAAAGGCCGGAATGAGAAGTTTCCCAGCCTCCTACAGGAGGTCTTACAGGGGTACCACCATCACCCAGACAGAAGGTATTCTAGAAATGCACAGGAGCATTCTGGGATGGCTGGGAGTTTGGAGGGAGCCATGAGGCCCAATATCCTAATTAGTCAGACCAATGAATTGACCAATAGAGGCCTCTTAAATAAAAGCATGGGGTCTCTCCTGGAAGGCCCTCACTGGGGTCCCTGGGATAGGAAGTCTAGCAGCGCAGCTCCTGACATGAAGCAGATAAATCTAGCTGATTACCCTCTTGCTAGAAAGTTTGATGTGGAGTCTCAGTCTTCCGCTCATGAAGCGGGAACGCTCTCAGAGAGGAGATCAGTGATCTGTGACATATCTCCATTAAGGCAACTTGTCAGAGATCCTGGCCCTCACCCAATGGGGCACATGGGTCCCGAGGCCAGAAGCGGAAGGAGTGAACGTCTTGCCCCTGGCTTGAGCCAGTCAGTAATACTCCCTGGTGGTTTAGTGTCCATGGAAACAAAGATGAAAGCTCACAGTGGGCAAATAAAAGAAGAAGATTTTGAACAGTCAAAGAGCTCAGCTAGcctcaataataaaaaaacaggAGACCATTGTCATCCTGCTGGCATCAAGCATGAATCTTTCCGGGGCAatgccagccctggagctgcagtcGCTGATGCTTCAGACTACATTCCCCAGCAGGACAGCAGATCGACGCCGATGAGACGAGCACCTGGCAGAACTGGAAGCAGCAGGGGTAAATCGCCTTCTCAATACCACGATCTTGCTGATAAGCTGAAAATGTCACCAGGCAGAAGCAGAGGCCCGGGGGCAGATCTGCATCACATGAACCCACACATGACGCTATCTGAAAGAGTTAGTAGGGGTTCCTTGCATTCTGCTTACCCTCAGAATTCAGAAGGCCCGTCTTTGGCTTCAGCGTATCACGCAAACGCTAGGCCTCACGCTTTCGGTGACCCTAACCAGAGCTTAAATTCGCAGTATCATTACAAGAGACAGATGTACCAGCAACAGCAAGAAGAATACAAAGATTGGGCAAGCAGCGCTGCTCAGGGTGTgattgctgcagctcagcacaggcaggaaGGATCAAGGAAGAGCCCAAGACAACAGCAATTTCTGGACAGAGTGAGGAGTCCCTTAAAAAATGACAAGGATGGAATGATGTACCTTCAAGGTAGCTCTTACCACGATACTGGAAGCCAGGAAGGCGGGCGCTGCGTCATGGGGAGTGACGGTACTCCGAGCAAGTGCACCGAATTGAAACACGGCAACCAAAAGTTGCAGCATCATGAGTCTGGTTGGGACCTCTCTCGGCAGACTTCGCCTGCCAAAAGCAGCGGCCCTCTTGGAGCAGCCAACCAAAAAAGATTCTGCCCTCAAGAAAGCGACGGGCGTCGACGAGAGGAATCTGCAGATTTGCCCAAGCCTGGTAACGCCATGCTCAGGCTCCCTGGCCAGGAAGACCAGTCTCCTCAAAATCCGTTAATTATGAGGAGGAGAGTCCGTTCTTTCATCTCGCCTATCCCTACCAAAAGACAGCCACAGGATATGAAGAACAGTGGCAGTGAAGATAAAGGGCGACTGATGGCTTCGGCAAAAGAAGGAGCCGACAAAACTTACAACTCCTATGCCCATTCATCTCAAAGCCAAGATGTTGGCAAGTCGGTTGCAAAGGGAGATTCGTTCAAGGACCTGCCGAGTCCTGATAATAGGAATTGCCCCGCTGTTTCCCTCACAAGCCCGGCTAAGACCAAAATACTACCCCCAAGAAAGGGGCGAGGATTAAAACTGGAAGCTATTGTGCAGAAAATTACATCTCCCAATATTAGGAGAAGTGTTTCTACCAACAGTGCTGAAACTGGTGCTGATACTGTCACTCTTGATGACATCCTGTCCCTTAAGAGCGGACCTGAGGGAGGAAATGCGGCTACACACGGACCAgaggctgagaagagaaaaggagaaatgtcAGATCAAGTGGGGCCAGCAAGCCAGGATACGGCAGGTGAGATAACTCTTCCAAGGTCTTCGGAAGAGTGGCAAAGCAGCGAAGATGATAAAAACAAGAAGGAGGCCCCTGAAACTGCCAGCGTTGGTAAAGAAGGAGCAGGATCCAGTGCAGCACCACCACCTTCTCAAAAGTCTGGTGGTCAGGGAAGGTCTGATGGATCTGGAAGCGGAGCTGGTACTCTGACCTTTTCCGACTCAAAGCCAATTCCCCCTTCTGGTGTGTTTACTTCTGAACCAAATCCAAAGTCCGAGGAAAAAGATGGAGATGTGACAAACATTTCACCCAAGCCAGACGGTTTCCCTCCAAAGGGGTACTTTCcctctggaaagaaaaaggggaggCCAATTGGGAGTGTGAACAagcagaagaagcagcagcagcagcaacagcagcagcagcagcaactgccACCGCCCCCACCACCGCCACCAGTACCTTCACAGTCTTCGGAAGGGGGAGGTGGTGGCGAGCCAAAGCCCAAGAGGCAAAGGAGGGAGAGGCGAAAACCTGCAGCTCAGCCACGGAAGCGGAAGCCAAGACGGGCCGCTCCGATTGTAGAGCCTCAAGAACCAGAGATCAAGCTTAAATATGCTACCCAGTCTGTAGATAAAACTGACTCCAAGAATAAGTCCTTTTTCCCTTATATACACGTGGTAAACAAGTGTGAATTAGGCGCTGTGTGCACAATCATTAACgcggaggaagaggagcagaacAAACTGGTGAGGGGTCGGAAAGGACAGAGGTCTTCAACACCCCCTCCTAGCAATGCGGAGAGCAAAGTCCTGCCCACCTCGACTTTCATGCTGCAGGGCCCTGTAGTAACAGAGTCTTCTGTCTTAGGGCATCTGGTTTGCTGCCTGTGTGGCAAATGGGCCAGCTACCGTAACATGGGTGACCTCTTTGGTCCTTTCTACCCCCAGGATTACGCAGCCACTTTGCCCAAGAACCCACCCCCAAAGAGGGCCACAGAAATGCAGAGCAAGGTCAAGGTACGGCACAAAAGTGCTTCTAATGGTTCCAAGACAGATacggaagaggaggaggaacagCAACAACAGAAGGAACAAAGAAGCCTAGCTGCTCATCCCCGCTTTAAGAGGCGGCACCGCTCTGAGGACTGTAGCGGAGCCTCTCGGTCACTTTCAAGGGGAGCTTCTTGTAAAAAAGCAACCACTGACGGTGGCAGTGGTGGTGAAAAGACTCCTTTGGACTCAAAACCCTCTATGCCCACTTCAGAAGGTGGCACTGAGCTGGAGTTACAAATTCCTGAACTACCTCTTGACAGCAATGAATTTTGGGTCCATGAGGGTTGTATTCTCTGGGCCAATGGGATCTACCTGGTCTGTGGCAGGCTCTATGGGCTGCAGGAAGCTGTGGAGATTGCAAGAGAGATG AAATGTTCCCATTGCCAGGAAGCGGGAGCCACCTTAGGCTGCTACAACAAAGGCTGCTCCTTCCGATACCATTACCCATGTGCCATCGATGCAG atTGTTTACTAAACGAAGAGAATTTCTCAGTGAGGTGCCCCAAGCACAAG